Proteins encoded by one window of Cyprinus carpio isolate SPL01 chromosome B6, ASM1834038v1, whole genome shotgun sequence:
- the LOC109071677 gene encoding immunoglobulin-like and fibronectin type III domain-containing protein 1 isoform X1 has protein sequence MMKKAKVLDPTAPGQGGLEILPLKRQGIKRRSKVPGVMITQYIEKLPEGMTTPDFTRKPIALTIQEGKLAIFKAKVSGNPTPTVSWRRAKGEMNDPQKFQNKYDPTTNEHTLEIPQVSCDEADTYKCYATNEYGKAVCPVILNVIEVGFKKNKELQKAEAAPAADPTEFRKMLRKGAGKKVEEKKEGDIDDSVWELLLSAEKKDYERICIEYGITDFRGMLKKLAEMKKEREEEQTRFIQYLSNLKPIEVKSEDAASFELEMVLKDPNSRIFLYKDGIMIPFSKDVEGEMKHGLNKVGKKYIFTVNSLNPEDAGIYQVDVEGVNIFSTDFKIPPVEFALKIKEVTAQEREDAIFECVLTQPVSKITWTLKNTPLSNNEKYEITCSEDKLIHRLRIIDCMPLDAGIYAAIAGIKSSSAWLIVEADKDPATKGKKKARKTTHAGGGGEDLLKIAAEQAERNKKEIAEALEAAKKLRAEREAVEAEDKARAAAEAEAAKAAAQAAAQAAAAAAATAAAKAAQDALAAAKAKGKSEAEAKAAAEAAARAAAAKVKASAEEEARKQAELKALSEGLSAEQSAAAGAAAAAAMNAQAAAAAASLQKAGAASGVGGDAAAVVGAVWAAGATGQAGGAGGAGGAGGAGGAGGAGGAGGAGGAGGAGGADGAGGAGGAGGADGAGGAGGAGGAGGAGGSGGAGGADGAGGAGGTGGADGAGGAGGTGGADGAGGAGGAGAAGGAGGADGSGGSGGEGGDGGDGGDKKRQRAGPLVPETVVGGGNPSDKEKPAGSGKPSSSGNPSGSGNPSGSGNPSGSGNPSGSDNPSGSGNPSGSGSASGSGDPPGPGKPPGPRGPSEGGTEGTEEEKGAEDEKDESAKSSKRSGRKKQDPQVPETVVDPGVHFSAGLEDCKTIVGEAAELVCKLSSADCKGVWSKDGNEITASTEGMTISKEGVVHKLKIAKVSEEFAGKYRFEADGRKTECVIAVEDPPRFNPKEIEAFAKPIVVKHNNKATFKIPFIGREPFKVQWYKDGEELMPDSHCRIETSEAESRLLLTKLQRKDTGEIKIKVKNEFGTTEAISNLVVLDKPTPPLGPLEIVEASANCIEIKWRPPKDNGGCPIKHYTLERNQIGRNTWKKIGQIPGEAHYRDSDVDHGRRYCYRIRAETDEGISEVMETEDVQAGTKAYPGQPSAPKVVSAFKNCITLAWTPPTNTGGTSILGYNLEKRKKGSNLWGLVNPPDEPIQAKKYPVKDVVEGMEYEFRVSAINISGAGEPSIPSEFVFARDPKKPPGKIIDLKVTDSTYNTLSLSWTKPKEEPGVQDEAKGYFVDVRPAENTEWDRCNTNAIIMTSYTVKGLKPMAMYWVRVIAINEGGEGEPQELDNYILAMPPPVRPRFTDSKIKSFMVVRAGNSARFNINFEASPRPDVIWLKDGTPVSKRATISNAEGGSQILIPSADRSDSGIYTIIVKNVVGQETLSIEIRVTDEPKPPGPIELDENVVGTVTVSWEPSPDEKRDDRLHYMVTKRDSSKRTWHTVADRIFNNRFTACNIMPGREYQFRVYSKNDIGLSAPSDSPKWLITCKKEKFTLNIPESKTCNLDSPPRFMVPLKIHTAPQGYECYMSCAVRGNPTPHVTWYHNNVSLNTDTNYYITNTCGVCSILILRVGAKDMGEYKVMAESPLGRAECTTNLTVRE, from the exons ATGATGAAAAAAGCCAAGGTTTTAGATCCAACTGCTCCCGGGCAAGGTG GACTGGAAATTCTACCTCTCAAGAGACAAG GCATCAAACGGAGATCTAAGGTTCCCGGTGTTATGATTACACAGTACATTGAGAAACTTCCTGAGGGGATGACAACTCCAGACTTTACACGTAAACCCATCGCTTTAACCATTCAAGAAG gAAAACTAGCCATTTTTAAAGCCAAAGTGTCTGGAAACCCAACACCTACTGTATCCTGGCGTAGAGCAAAAGGAGAAATGAATGATCCCCAAAAGTTTCAGAACAAATATGACCCAACGACTAATGAACACACTTTGGAG ATACCTCAAGTGAGCTGTGATGAAGCCGACACTTACAAATGCTATGCCACAAATGAATATGGAAAAGCTGTTTGCCCTGTTATCCTAAATGTAATTGAGG ttggaTTCAAAAAGAACAAAGAATTGCAAAAGGCTGAAGCAG CTCCAGCAGCTGACCCAACAGAGTTTAGAAAGATGCTCAGGAAAGG TGCTGGCAAAAAAGTTGAGGAGAAAAAGGAAGGTGACATTGACGACTCTGTATGGGAATTGCTGCTGAGTGCTGAGAAGAAAGACTATGAACGCATTTGCATTGAATATGGCATCACTGATTTCCGTGGCATGCTGAAGAAACTGGCCGAGATGAAGAAGGAAAGAGAAGAGGAGCAGACACGG TTCATCCAATATCTCAGTAATCTCAAGCCCATTGAGGTGAAATCTGAGGATGCTGCATCTTTTGAACTGGAAATGGTGCTCAAAGACCCCAACAGCCGCATTTTTCTGTATAAG GACGGCATCATGATTCCATTCAGCAAAGACGTTGAAGGCGAAATGAAGCACGGTCTAAACAAAGTTGGCAAGAAGTACATCTTCACTGTAAACAGTCTCAATCCAGAAGATGCCGGAATCTATCAAGTGGATGTTGAGGGTGTCAATATCTTTTCAACGGATTTCAAGA TTCCCCCTGTGGAGTTTGCCCTGAAGATTAAGGAGGTGACAGCCCAAGAGAGAGAGGATGCCATCTTTGAGTGTGTTTTAACTCAGCCTGTTAGTAAGATTACTTGGACCCTAAAAAATACACCTCTctctaacaatgaaaaatatgagATTACTTGTTCTGAAGATAAACTGATCCACCGTCTGAGAATTATTGATTGTATGCCTTTGGATGCTGGAATATATGCTGCTATAGCTGGCATTAAGTCTAGCAGTGCTTGGCTGATTGTAGAAG CTGACAAAGACCCTGCAACAAAGGGAAAGAAGAAAGCCCGTAAAACCACTCATgcaggtggtggtggtgaagaCTTGCTGAAGATAGCTGCTGAGCAGGCAGAGAGGAATAAGAAGGAGATAGCAGAAGCTTTGGAGGCTGCTAAGAAACTCCGGGCTGAAAGAGAGGCAGTAGAAGCTGAAGATAAAGCCAGAGCTGCGGCTGAAGCCGAAGCGGCAAAAGCGGCAGCACAAGCGGCAGCACAAGCGGCAGCAGCTGCTGCAGCCACGGCTGCTGCTAAAGCTGCACAGGATGCACTTGCCGCAGCTAAAGCCAAAGGTAAATCTGAGGCTGAAGCTAAAGCGGCAGCAGAAGCAGCTGCCCGGGCTGCAGCAGCTAAAGTCAAGGCCAGTGCTGAGGAGGAGGCCAGGAAGCAGGCTGAACTCAAGGCCTTAAGTGAAGGTCTAAGTGCTGAGCAATCTGCTGCGGCAGGGGCTGCGGCAGCTGCTGCGATGAATGCACAGGCAGCTGCTGCAGCAGCAAGTCTTCAGAAGGCTGGAGCTGCAAGTGGAGTTGGAGGTGATGCTGCAGCGGTGGTAGGAGCAGTATGGGCTGCAGGAGCTACTGGACAagctggaggagctggaggagccGGAGGTGCCGGTGGAGCCGGTGGAGCTGGTGGagctggaggagctggaggagctggaggagccGGTGGAGCTGGAGGAGCTGATGGAGCCGGAGGTGCCGGTGGAGCTGGAGGAGCTGATGGAGCCGGAGGTGCCGGTGGAGCTGGAGGTGCTGGTGGAGCTGGAGGATCTGGTGGAGCTGGAGGAGCTGATGGAGCTGGAGGAGCCGGTGGGACTGGAGGAGCTGATGGAGCTGGAGGAGCCGGTGGGACTGGAGGAGCTGATGGAGCTGGAGGTGCTGGAGGAGCTGGAGCTGCTGGTGGGGCCGGAGGAGCTGATGGTTCTGGAGGAAGCGGTGGGGAGGGAGGAGATGGAGGAGATGGAGGAGACAAGAAGCGTCAAAGAGCAGGACCTCTTGTACCAGAGACTGTCGTAG GTGGAGGTAACCCATCAGATAAAGAAAAACCAGCAGGGTCTGGCAAACCATCAAGTTCCGGTAATCCATCAGGTTCCGGTAATCCGTCAGGTTCCGGTAACCCATCAGGTTCAGGAAACCCATCAGGTTCTGACAACCCTTCAGGTTCCGGTAACCCATCTGGGTCCGGTAGCGCTTCAGGTTCTGGGGACCCACCAGGCCCAGGGAAGCCACCAGGTCCCAGAGGCCCATCAGAGGGCGGCACTGAAGGTACAGAGGAAGAAAAAGGAGCTGAAGATGAAAAGGACGAGTCAGCTAAATCTAGCAAGCGTTCAGGCCGTAAAAAACAAGACCCACAGGTTCCGGAGACAGTTGTTG ATCCTGGTGTTCACTTTTCTGCTGGGCTGGAAGACTGCAAAACTATTGTGGGAGAGGCAGCTGAACTGGTCTGCAAACTTAGCAGTGCTGACTGTAAAGGTGTCTGGTCCAAAGATGGCAATGAG ATTACAGCCTCCACTGAGGGTATGACTATCAGTAAAGAGGGAGTGGTTCACAAACTGAAAATTGCTAAAGTATCAGAAGAATTTGCTGGAAAATATCGATTTGAGGCTGATGGGCGTAAAACCGAATGTGTGATTGCTGTTGAAG atccACCAAGATTCAATCCCAAGGAAATTGAAGCATTTGCAAAACCGATTGTGGTCAAACACAATAATAAAGCTACCTTCAAAATTCCATTTATTGGCCGTGAGCCATTCAAAGTCCAGTGGTACAAAGATGGTGAAGAGCTCATGCCAGACTCTCACTGCAGGATTGAGACTTCAGAGGCTGAAAGCCGCCTGCTTCTCACCAAATTACAGCGTAAAGACACTGgggaaataaaaatcaaagtcAAAAATGAGTTTGGCACAACTGAAGCCATTTCTAATCTAGTTGTACTTG ATAAACCTACCCCCCCACTTGGACCACTGGAAATTGTCGAAGCATCTGCCAACTGCATTGAGATTAAGTGGAGACCACCAAAAGACAATGGTGGTTGTCCTATTAAACATTACACACTTGAGCGTAACCAAATTGGACGCAACACATGGAAAAAGATAGGCCAGATCCCAGGTGAAGCCCACTACAGAGACAGTGATGTTGACCATGGCAGAAGATACTGTTACCGTATCAGAGCTGAGACTGATGAGGGCATCAGTGAAGTGATGGAGACTGAGGATGTGCAAGCTGGCACTAAAG CATATCCTGGTCAGCCATCTGCTCCAAAAGTAGTCAGTGcctttaaaaactgcattacccTGGCATGGACTCCTCCGACCAACACTGGAGGAACCAGTATTTTGGGTTATAACTTAGAGAAACGCAAGAAGGGCAGCAACTTGTGGGGCCTAGTCAATCCACCAGATGAGCCAATCCAAG CAAAGAAATATCCTGTAAAAGATGTAGTTGAAGGAATGGAGTACGAGTTTCGTGTGTCTGCCATCAACATATCTGGAGCTGGTGAACCAAGTATCCCCTCAGAATTTGTGTTTGCGAGAGATCCCAAAA AACCCCCTGGTAAGATCATTGACCTTAAAGTGACAGACTCCACCTACAATACCTTGTCCTTGTCTTGGACTAAACCAAAAGAAGAGCCTGGTGTTCAGGATGAGGCGAAGGGATACTTTGTTGATGTCAGGCCTGCTGAGAACACAGAATGGGATCGATGCAACACAAATGCCATCATCATGACCTCCTACACTGTAAAGGGACTGAAACCAATGGCCATGTATTGGGTTAGAGTGATCGCCATCAATGAAGGTGGAGAGGGTGAGCCACAAGAGCTGGACAACTACATCTTGGCTATGCCTCCTCCAG TGAGACCGAGATTCACAGATTCTAAGATCAAGAGCTTCATGGTGGTCAGAGCTGGAAATTCTGCACGATTCAACATCAACTTTGAG GCTTCCCCGCGTCCTGATGTCATCTGGCTCAAAGATGGTACCCCTGTGTCCAAACGTGCCACTATAAGCAATGCTGAGGGAGGCTCTCAGATCCTGATCCCATCTGCAGATCGCTCTGATTCAGGAATCTATACCATCATAGTCAAAAACGTTGTGGGACAAGAGACCCTCAGTATTGAGATTAGAGTTACAG ATGAGCCAAAGCCCCCAGGCCCCATCGAGTTGGATGAAAACGTTGTGGGCACAGTGACAGTTTCCTGGGAACCATCCCCAGACGAGAAACGCGATGATCGCCTGCATTACATGGTGACCAAGAGAGACTCCAGCAAAAGGACCTGGCACACTGTAGCAGACCGTATCTTCAACAACCGTTTCACAGCCTGTAACATCATGCCAGGAAGAGAATACCAGTTCCGTGTGTACTCCAAAAATGACATTGGCCTGTCTGCCCCTTCGGACTCACCAAAATGGCTTATTACATGCAAGAAAG AAAAATTCACACTGAACATCCCAGAGTCGAAGACCTGCAACTTGGATAGTCCCCCGAGGTTTATGGTACCCCTGAAAATCCACACAGCCCCACAAGGCTACGAGTGCTACATGAGCTGTGCCGTGCGGGGCAACCCCACACCCCACGTCACCTGGTACCACAACAATGTCAGCCTCAACACTGACACCAACTACTACATCACTAACACCTGTGGAGTGTGCTCCATTCTCATTCTCAGGGTTGGAGCCAAAGACATGGGAGAATATAAAGTCATGGCTGAGAGCCCGCTGGGAAGAGCAGAGTGCACCACCAATCTCACAGTGAGAG aatAA
- the LOC109071677 gene encoding immunoglobulin-like and fibronectin type III domain-containing protein 1 isoform X2, whose translation MMKKAKVLDPTAPGQGGIKRRSKVPGVMITQYIEKLPEGMTTPDFTRKPIALTIQEGKLAIFKAKVSGNPTPTVSWRRAKGEMNDPQKFQNKYDPTTNEHTLEIPQVSCDEADTYKCYATNEYGKAVCPVILNVIEVGFKKNKELQKAEAAPAADPTEFRKMLRKGAGKKVEEKKEGDIDDSVWELLLSAEKKDYERICIEYGITDFRGMLKKLAEMKKEREEEQTRFIQYLSNLKPIEVKSEDAASFELEMVLKDPNSRIFLYKDGIMIPFSKDVEGEMKHGLNKVGKKYIFTVNSLNPEDAGIYQVDVEGVNIFSTDFKIPPVEFALKIKEVTAQEREDAIFECVLTQPVSKITWTLKNTPLSNNEKYEITCSEDKLIHRLRIIDCMPLDAGIYAAIAGIKSSSAWLIVEADKDPATKGKKKARKTTHAGGGGEDLLKIAAEQAERNKKEIAEALEAAKKLRAEREAVEAEDKARAAAEAEAAKAAAQAAAQAAAAAAATAAAKAAQDALAAAKAKGKSEAEAKAAAEAAARAAAAKVKASAEEEARKQAELKALSEGLSAEQSAAAGAAAAAAMNAQAAAAAASLQKAGAASGVGGDAAAVVGAVWAAGATGQAGGAGGAGGAGGAGGAGGAGGAGGAGGAGGAGGADGAGGAGGAGGADGAGGAGGAGGAGGAGGSGGAGGADGAGGAGGTGGADGAGGAGGTGGADGAGGAGGAGAAGGAGGADGSGGSGGEGGDGGDGGDKKRQRAGPLVPETVVGGGNPSDKEKPAGSGKPSSSGNPSGSGNPSGSGNPSGSGNPSGSDNPSGSGNPSGSGSASGSGDPPGPGKPPGPRGPSEGGTEGTEEEKGAEDEKDESAKSSKRSGRKKQDPQVPETVVDPGVHFSAGLEDCKTIVGEAAELVCKLSSADCKGVWSKDGNEITASTEGMTISKEGVVHKLKIAKVSEEFAGKYRFEADGRKTECVIAVEDPPRFNPKEIEAFAKPIVVKHNNKATFKIPFIGREPFKVQWYKDGEELMPDSHCRIETSEAESRLLLTKLQRKDTGEIKIKVKNEFGTTEAISNLVVLDKPTPPLGPLEIVEASANCIEIKWRPPKDNGGCPIKHYTLERNQIGRNTWKKIGQIPGEAHYRDSDVDHGRRYCYRIRAETDEGISEVMETEDVQAGTKAYPGQPSAPKVVSAFKNCITLAWTPPTNTGGTSILGYNLEKRKKGSNLWGLVNPPDEPIQAKKYPVKDVVEGMEYEFRVSAINISGAGEPSIPSEFVFARDPKKPPGKIIDLKVTDSTYNTLSLSWTKPKEEPGVQDEAKGYFVDVRPAENTEWDRCNTNAIIMTSYTVKGLKPMAMYWVRVIAINEGGEGEPQELDNYILAMPPPVRPRFTDSKIKSFMVVRAGNSARFNINFEASPRPDVIWLKDGTPVSKRATISNAEGGSQILIPSADRSDSGIYTIIVKNVVGQETLSIEIRVTDEPKPPGPIELDENVVGTVTVSWEPSPDEKRDDRLHYMVTKRDSSKRTWHTVADRIFNNRFTACNIMPGREYQFRVYSKNDIGLSAPSDSPKWLITCKKEKFTLNIPESKTCNLDSPPRFMVPLKIHTAPQGYECYMSCAVRGNPTPHVTWYHNNVSLNTDTNYYITNTCGVCSILILRVGAKDMGEYKVMAESPLGRAECTTNLTVRE comes from the exons ATGATGAAAAAAGCCAAGGTTTTAGATCCAACTGCTCCCGGGCAAGGTG GCATCAAACGGAGATCTAAGGTTCCCGGTGTTATGATTACACAGTACATTGAGAAACTTCCTGAGGGGATGACAACTCCAGACTTTACACGTAAACCCATCGCTTTAACCATTCAAGAAG gAAAACTAGCCATTTTTAAAGCCAAAGTGTCTGGAAACCCAACACCTACTGTATCCTGGCGTAGAGCAAAAGGAGAAATGAATGATCCCCAAAAGTTTCAGAACAAATATGACCCAACGACTAATGAACACACTTTGGAG ATACCTCAAGTGAGCTGTGATGAAGCCGACACTTACAAATGCTATGCCACAAATGAATATGGAAAAGCTGTTTGCCCTGTTATCCTAAATGTAATTGAGG ttggaTTCAAAAAGAACAAAGAATTGCAAAAGGCTGAAGCAG CTCCAGCAGCTGACCCAACAGAGTTTAGAAAGATGCTCAGGAAAGG TGCTGGCAAAAAAGTTGAGGAGAAAAAGGAAGGTGACATTGACGACTCTGTATGGGAATTGCTGCTGAGTGCTGAGAAGAAAGACTATGAACGCATTTGCATTGAATATGGCATCACTGATTTCCGTGGCATGCTGAAGAAACTGGCCGAGATGAAGAAGGAAAGAGAAGAGGAGCAGACACGG TTCATCCAATATCTCAGTAATCTCAAGCCCATTGAGGTGAAATCTGAGGATGCTGCATCTTTTGAACTGGAAATGGTGCTCAAAGACCCCAACAGCCGCATTTTTCTGTATAAG GACGGCATCATGATTCCATTCAGCAAAGACGTTGAAGGCGAAATGAAGCACGGTCTAAACAAAGTTGGCAAGAAGTACATCTTCACTGTAAACAGTCTCAATCCAGAAGATGCCGGAATCTATCAAGTGGATGTTGAGGGTGTCAATATCTTTTCAACGGATTTCAAGA TTCCCCCTGTGGAGTTTGCCCTGAAGATTAAGGAGGTGACAGCCCAAGAGAGAGAGGATGCCATCTTTGAGTGTGTTTTAACTCAGCCTGTTAGTAAGATTACTTGGACCCTAAAAAATACACCTCTctctaacaatgaaaaatatgagATTACTTGTTCTGAAGATAAACTGATCCACCGTCTGAGAATTATTGATTGTATGCCTTTGGATGCTGGAATATATGCTGCTATAGCTGGCATTAAGTCTAGCAGTGCTTGGCTGATTGTAGAAG CTGACAAAGACCCTGCAACAAAGGGAAAGAAGAAAGCCCGTAAAACCACTCATgcaggtggtggtggtgaagaCTTGCTGAAGATAGCTGCTGAGCAGGCAGAGAGGAATAAGAAGGAGATAGCAGAAGCTTTGGAGGCTGCTAAGAAACTCCGGGCTGAAAGAGAGGCAGTAGAAGCTGAAGATAAAGCCAGAGCTGCGGCTGAAGCCGAAGCGGCAAAAGCGGCAGCACAAGCGGCAGCACAAGCGGCAGCAGCTGCTGCAGCCACGGCTGCTGCTAAAGCTGCACAGGATGCACTTGCCGCAGCTAAAGCCAAAGGTAAATCTGAGGCTGAAGCTAAAGCGGCAGCAGAAGCAGCTGCCCGGGCTGCAGCAGCTAAAGTCAAGGCCAGTGCTGAGGAGGAGGCCAGGAAGCAGGCTGAACTCAAGGCCTTAAGTGAAGGTCTAAGTGCTGAGCAATCTGCTGCGGCAGGGGCTGCGGCAGCTGCTGCGATGAATGCACAGGCAGCTGCTGCAGCAGCAAGTCTTCAGAAGGCTGGAGCTGCAAGTGGAGTTGGAGGTGATGCTGCAGCGGTGGTAGGAGCAGTATGGGCTGCAGGAGCTACTGGACAagctggaggagctggaggagccGGAGGTGCCGGTGGAGCCGGTGGAGCTGGTGGagctggaggagctggaggagctggaggagccGGTGGAGCTGGAGGAGCTGATGGAGCCGGAGGTGCCGGTGGAGCTGGAGGAGCTGATGGAGCCGGAGGTGCCGGTGGAGCTGGAGGTGCTGGTGGAGCTGGAGGATCTGGTGGAGCTGGAGGAGCTGATGGAGCTGGAGGAGCCGGTGGGACTGGAGGAGCTGATGGAGCTGGAGGAGCCGGTGGGACTGGAGGAGCTGATGGAGCTGGAGGTGCTGGAGGAGCTGGAGCTGCTGGTGGGGCCGGAGGAGCTGATGGTTCTGGAGGAAGCGGTGGGGAGGGAGGAGATGGAGGAGATGGAGGAGACAAGAAGCGTCAAAGAGCAGGACCTCTTGTACCAGAGACTGTCGTAG GTGGAGGTAACCCATCAGATAAAGAAAAACCAGCAGGGTCTGGCAAACCATCAAGTTCCGGTAATCCATCAGGTTCCGGTAATCCGTCAGGTTCCGGTAACCCATCAGGTTCAGGAAACCCATCAGGTTCTGACAACCCTTCAGGTTCCGGTAACCCATCTGGGTCCGGTAGCGCTTCAGGTTCTGGGGACCCACCAGGCCCAGGGAAGCCACCAGGTCCCAGAGGCCCATCAGAGGGCGGCACTGAAGGTACAGAGGAAGAAAAAGGAGCTGAAGATGAAAAGGACGAGTCAGCTAAATCTAGCAAGCGTTCAGGCCGTAAAAAACAAGACCCACAGGTTCCGGAGACAGTTGTTG ATCCTGGTGTTCACTTTTCTGCTGGGCTGGAAGACTGCAAAACTATTGTGGGAGAGGCAGCTGAACTGGTCTGCAAACTTAGCAGTGCTGACTGTAAAGGTGTCTGGTCCAAAGATGGCAATGAG ATTACAGCCTCCACTGAGGGTATGACTATCAGTAAAGAGGGAGTGGTTCACAAACTGAAAATTGCTAAAGTATCAGAAGAATTTGCTGGAAAATATCGATTTGAGGCTGATGGGCGTAAAACCGAATGTGTGATTGCTGTTGAAG atccACCAAGATTCAATCCCAAGGAAATTGAAGCATTTGCAAAACCGATTGTGGTCAAACACAATAATAAAGCTACCTTCAAAATTCCATTTATTGGCCGTGAGCCATTCAAAGTCCAGTGGTACAAAGATGGTGAAGAGCTCATGCCAGACTCTCACTGCAGGATTGAGACTTCAGAGGCTGAAAGCCGCCTGCTTCTCACCAAATTACAGCGTAAAGACACTGgggaaataaaaatcaaagtcAAAAATGAGTTTGGCACAACTGAAGCCATTTCTAATCTAGTTGTACTTG ATAAACCTACCCCCCCACTTGGACCACTGGAAATTGTCGAAGCATCTGCCAACTGCATTGAGATTAAGTGGAGACCACCAAAAGACAATGGTGGTTGTCCTATTAAACATTACACACTTGAGCGTAACCAAATTGGACGCAACACATGGAAAAAGATAGGCCAGATCCCAGGTGAAGCCCACTACAGAGACAGTGATGTTGACCATGGCAGAAGATACTGTTACCGTATCAGAGCTGAGACTGATGAGGGCATCAGTGAAGTGATGGAGACTGAGGATGTGCAAGCTGGCACTAAAG CATATCCTGGTCAGCCATCTGCTCCAAAAGTAGTCAGTGcctttaaaaactgcattacccTGGCATGGACTCCTCCGACCAACACTGGAGGAACCAGTATTTTGGGTTATAACTTAGAGAAACGCAAGAAGGGCAGCAACTTGTGGGGCCTAGTCAATCCACCAGATGAGCCAATCCAAG CAAAGAAATATCCTGTAAAAGATGTAGTTGAAGGAATGGAGTACGAGTTTCGTGTGTCTGCCATCAACATATCTGGAGCTGGTGAACCAAGTATCCCCTCAGAATTTGTGTTTGCGAGAGATCCCAAAA AACCCCCTGGTAAGATCATTGACCTTAAAGTGACAGACTCCACCTACAATACCTTGTCCTTGTCTTGGACTAAACCAAAAGAAGAGCCTGGTGTTCAGGATGAGGCGAAGGGATACTTTGTTGATGTCAGGCCTGCTGAGAACACAGAATGGGATCGATGCAACACAAATGCCATCATCATGACCTCCTACACTGTAAAGGGACTGAAACCAATGGCCATGTATTGGGTTAGAGTGATCGCCATCAATGAAGGTGGAGAGGGTGAGCCACAAGAGCTGGACAACTACATCTTGGCTATGCCTCCTCCAG TGAGACCGAGATTCACAGATTCTAAGATCAAGAGCTTCATGGTGGTCAGAGCTGGAAATTCTGCACGATTCAACATCAACTTTGAG GCTTCCCCGCGTCCTGATGTCATCTGGCTCAAAGATGGTACCCCTGTGTCCAAACGTGCCACTATAAGCAATGCTGAGGGAGGCTCTCAGATCCTGATCCCATCTGCAGATCGCTCTGATTCAGGAATCTATACCATCATAGTCAAAAACGTTGTGGGACAAGAGACCCTCAGTATTGAGATTAGAGTTACAG ATGAGCCAAAGCCCCCAGGCCCCATCGAGTTGGATGAAAACGTTGTGGGCACAGTGACAGTTTCCTGGGAACCATCCCCAGACGAGAAACGCGATGATCGCCTGCATTACATGGTGACCAAGAGAGACTCCAGCAAAAGGACCTGGCACACTGTAGCAGACCGTATCTTCAACAACCGTTTCACAGCCTGTAACATCATGCCAGGAAGAGAATACCAGTTCCGTGTGTACTCCAAAAATGACATTGGCCTGTCTGCCCCTTCGGACTCACCAAAATGGCTTATTACATGCAAGAAAG AAAAATTCACACTGAACATCCCAGAGTCGAAGACCTGCAACTTGGATAGTCCCCCGAGGTTTATGGTACCCCTGAAAATCCACACAGCCCCACAAGGCTACGAGTGCTACATGAGCTGTGCCGTGCGGGGCAACCCCACACCCCACGTCACCTGGTACCACAACAATGTCAGCCTCAACACTGACACCAACTACTACATCACTAACACCTGTGGAGTGTGCTCCATTCTCATTCTCAGGGTTGGAGCCAAAGACATGGGAGAATATAAAGTCATGGCTGAGAGCCCGCTGGGAAGAGCAGAGTGCACCACCAATCTCACAGTGAGAG aatAA